The proteins below come from a single Burkholderia sp. FERM BP-3421 genomic window:
- a CDS encoding gamma-glutamyl-gamma-aminobutyrate hydrolase family protein produces the protein MTDRTGRPVVGVCADRMVIGPHPVHKAGEKYLTAVVEGAQALAIVLPALGERQPAHALLALVDGLLFTGNYSNVEPARYGGGASEPGTLHDPERDATALPLLRAALDAGVPVLAICRGLQELNVALGGTLHQQVHAVDGYADHREDRDEPLDAQYGPAHTIRLTPGGLLQRIAGGAAEARVNSLHGQGLARLGAGLAVDARAPDGLVEAVSMPAARGFVLGVQWHPEWQFAGNPLSREIFAAFGAACRARMRSTAAQAVGTTARA, from the coding sequence ATGACTGATCGAACCGGCCGGCCCGTGGTCGGGGTGTGCGCCGACCGCATGGTGATCGGCCCGCACCCCGTCCACAAGGCGGGCGAGAAGTACCTCACGGCCGTCGTCGAGGGTGCGCAGGCGCTCGCGATCGTGCTGCCGGCGCTCGGCGAGCGGCAACCCGCGCACGCGTTGCTCGCGCTGGTCGACGGGCTGCTGTTCACCGGCAACTATTCGAATGTCGAGCCGGCGCGCTACGGCGGCGGCGCGAGCGAGCCGGGCACGCTGCACGATCCCGAGCGCGACGCGACCGCCTTGCCGCTGCTGCGCGCGGCGCTCGACGCCGGGGTGCCGGTGCTCGCGATCTGCCGCGGCCTGCAGGAGCTGAACGTCGCGCTGGGCGGCACGCTGCATCAGCAGGTGCATGCGGTGGACGGCTACGCCGATCACCGTGAAGACCGGGACGAACCGCTCGACGCGCAATACGGTCCCGCGCACACGATCCGGCTCACGCCGGGCGGGCTGTTGCAGCGCATCGCGGGCGGCGCGGCCGAGGCGCGGGTCAATTCGCTGCACGGGCAGGGCCTCGCGCGTCTCGGCGCGGGCCTCGCGGTCGATGCGCGGGCCCCCGACGGTCTCGTCGAGGCGGTCAGCATGCCCGCTGCGCGCGGCTTCGTGCTCGGCGTGCAATGGCACCCGGAGTGGCAGTTCGCGGGCAATCCGCTGTCCCGGGAAATCTTCGCGGCGTTCGGCGCGGCATGCCGCGCCCGAATGCGCTCGACGGCCGCGCAGGCCGTGGGCACCACGGCGCGCGCGTAA
- a CDS encoding cupin domain-containing protein, which translates to MSVEVATRLQYIRKKHGLSQRELAKRAGVTNGTISLIEQNRVSPSVGSLKKLLECIPMSLAEFFTFEIEESRAIVSRRDEMPNLGNDAIRLYLAGAANRDRTIGIMREVYEPLADTGPDMLQHAGHEGGVVVSGAIELTVAGTTWRLDPGDSYYFESRLPHRFRNPSAEHRCEIVSANSPPTF; encoded by the coding sequence ATGTCCGTCGAAGTCGCCACGCGTCTGCAATACATTCGAAAAAAGCACGGCCTGTCGCAGCGCGAACTCGCGAAGCGCGCGGGCGTCACGAACGGCACGATCTCGCTGATCGAGCAGAATCGCGTGAGTCCGTCGGTGGGCTCGCTGAAGAAGCTGCTCGAATGCATCCCGATGAGCCTCGCCGAATTCTTCACGTTCGAGATCGAAGAGAGCCGCGCGATCGTGTCGCGTCGCGACGAGATGCCGAACCTCGGCAACGATGCGATCCGCCTCTATCTCGCCGGCGCGGCGAACCGCGACCGCACGATCGGCATCATGCGCGAGGTCTACGAGCCGCTCGCCGACACCGGCCCCGACATGCTGCAGCACGCAGGCCACGAAGGCGGCGTGGTCGTCAGCGGCGCGATCGAGCTGACGGTCGCCGGCACCACCTGGCGGCTCGATCCGGGCGACAGTTACTACTTCGAGAGCCGCCTGCCCCACCGTTTCCGCAATCCGAGCGCGGAGCACCGCTGCGAGATCGTGTCGGCCAATTCGCCGCCGACCTTCTGA
- a CDS encoding aldehyde dehydrogenase has product MSKTLAYWQDLAASLRFEGRAFIDGAYRDAASGRRFDCVSPIDGRALATIADSGAADVDAAVAAARRAFEAGVWAGLNPRERKAVLLRWAALLRAHQDQLALLETLDAGKPIGDTTTVDVPGAIYCIEWYAEAIDKLGGEVAPADHHLVGLVTREPVGVVAAVVPWNFPLLMAAWKFAPALAAGNSVVLKPSEKSPLTALRIAQLAHEAGIPAGVFNVVPGGGEPGKLLALHRDVDCLAFTGSTAVGKLIMQYAGQSNLKRVWLELGGKSPNIVLPDCPDLDRAARAAAGAIFYNMGEMCTAGSRLLVHRDIRDAFVARLLDAARAYTPGNPLDPATSMGAIVDATQLERVLGYIEAGRAEATLLAGGARVRQDSGGFYVEPTVFEVPDADARIAREEIFGPVLSMIVFDTLDDAIRIANDSDYGLAAAVWTADLTTAHEVSRRLRAGTVWVNCYDEGGDMNFPFGGYKQSGNGRDKSLHALEKYTELKSTLIRLR; this is encoded by the coding sequence ATGAGCAAGACACTCGCATACTGGCAGGATCTGGCCGCATCGCTGAGGTTCGAAGGACGCGCCTTCATCGACGGCGCCTATCGCGACGCGGCCTCGGGCCGCCGCTTCGACTGCGTGAGCCCGATCGACGGCCGCGCGCTCGCGACGATCGCCGACAGCGGCGCGGCCGACGTCGACGCCGCCGTGGCCGCCGCGCGCCGCGCCTTCGAGGCCGGCGTCTGGGCCGGGCTCAATCCGCGCGAACGCAAGGCCGTGCTGCTGCGCTGGGCCGCCCTGCTGCGCGCGCATCAGGATCAGCTCGCGTTGCTCGAAACGCTCGACGCGGGCAAGCCGATCGGCGACACCACCACCGTCGACGTGCCCGGCGCGATCTATTGCATCGAGTGGTACGCGGAGGCGATCGACAAGCTCGGCGGCGAGGTCGCGCCGGCCGACCATCACCTCGTCGGGCTCGTCACGCGGGAGCCGGTCGGCGTGGTGGCCGCGGTGGTGCCGTGGAATTTCCCGCTGCTGATGGCCGCGTGGAAGTTCGCGCCCGCGCTCGCGGCGGGCAACAGCGTCGTGCTGAAGCCGTCGGAGAAATCGCCGTTGACCGCGCTGCGGATCGCGCAGCTCGCGCACGAGGCGGGCATCCCGGCCGGCGTGTTCAACGTGGTGCCGGGCGGCGGCGAACCCGGCAAGCTGCTCGCGCTGCATCGCGACGTCGACTGCCTCGCGTTCACGGGCTCGACCGCGGTCGGCAAGCTGATCATGCAATACGCGGGGCAATCGAACCTGAAGCGCGTGTGGCTCGAACTGGGCGGCAAGTCGCCGAACATCGTGCTGCCCGACTGTCCGGATCTCGACCGCGCGGCGCGCGCGGCGGCGGGCGCGATCTTCTACAACATGGGCGAGATGTGCACGGCCGGCTCGCGGCTGCTCGTGCATCGCGACATCCGCGACGCGTTCGTCGCGCGCCTGCTCGATGCGGCGCGCGCCTACACGCCCGGCAATCCGCTCGATCCCGCGACCTCGATGGGCGCGATCGTCGATGCGACCCAGCTCGAACGCGTGCTCGGCTACATCGAGGCGGGCCGCGCGGAAGCGACGCTGCTCGCGGGCGGTGCGCGGGTCAGGCAGGACAGCGGCGGCTTCTACGTGGAACCGACGGTGTTCGAGGTGCCGGACGCCGATGCGCGGATCGCGCGCGAGGAGATCTTCGGGCCGGTGCTGTCGATGATCGTGTTCGATACGTTGGACGACGCGATCCGCATCGCGAACGACAGCGACTATGGTCTCGCGGCCGCGGTGTGGACCGCGGACCTGACGACGGCGCACGAGGTGTCGCGGCGGCTGCGCGCGGGCACCGTGTGGGTGAACTGCTATGACGAGGGCGGCGACATGAATTTCCCGTTCGGCGGCTACAAGCAGTCGGGCAACGGCCGCGACAAGTCGCTGCACGCGCTCGAGAAATACACCGAACTGAAGTCGACGCTGATCCGGCTGCGATGA
- the hutG gene encoding N-formylglutamate deformylase, which yields MSSASHPPVFSLQRGSLPMLISIPHAGTAVPDEIAATMTPVARHVDDCDWHLERLYGFAKTLGASVLVPAHARYVVDLNRPPDDENLYPGQDTTGLVPVDTFDKTPLYPDGAVPDAAEVARRRALYWQPYHDALAEELARLKAVHGRVLLWEAHSIRSHVPRFFDGRLTDFNFGTSNGASAVTGLAETLAEVVRAHGGYTSVANGRFKGGYITRHYGAPETGVQAVQLELVQDTYMEEARPYAYDEAKAARITPILEALVTTALARH from the coding sequence ATGAGTTCCGCATCCCATCCACCGGTTTTCTCGTTGCAGCGCGGCAGCCTGCCGATGCTGATCTCGATTCCGCATGCGGGCACGGCCGTGCCCGACGAGATCGCCGCGACCATGACCCCGGTCGCGCGGCACGTCGACGATTGCGACTGGCACCTGGAGCGGCTGTACGGCTTCGCGAAGACGCTGGGCGCGTCGGTGCTGGTGCCGGCGCACGCGCGCTACGTGGTCGACCTGAACCGGCCGCCCGACGACGAGAATCTCTATCCGGGCCAGGACACCACGGGGCTCGTGCCCGTCGACACGTTCGACAAGACGCCGTTGTACCCGGACGGCGCGGTTCCGGATGCGGCCGAGGTCGCGCGTCGGCGCGCGCTGTACTGGCAGCCTTATCACGACGCGCTCGCCGAAGAACTGGCGCGCCTGAAGGCCGTGCACGGGCGGGTGCTGCTGTGGGAGGCGCACTCGATCCGCTCGCACGTGCCGCGCTTCTTCGACGGCCGGCTGACGGACTTCAATTTCGGCACGTCGAACGGCGCGAGCGCCGTGACAGGGCTTGCCGAGACGCTGGCCGAGGTGGTCCGCGCGCACGGCGGCTACACGTCGGTCGCGAACGGCCGCTTCAAGGGCGGCTACATCACGCGCCACTACGGCGCGCCGGAAACCGGCGTCCAGGCGGTCCAGCTCGAACTCGTGCAGGACACCTACATGGAAGAGGCGCGGCCCTACGCGTACGACGAAGCGAAGGCCGCGCGCATCACGCCGATCCTCGAAGCGCTCGTCACCACCGCGCTCGCGCGGCACTGA